The sequence below is a genomic window from Ficedula albicollis isolate OC2 unplaced genomic scaffold, FicAlb1.5 N05064, whole genome shotgun sequence.
CCGTGCCCCCCCAGAACACCCCCCAGGAGGCTCAGCAGGTGGACATGTGGAAGAAGTACATCCAGTGGGAAAAGAGCAACCCTCTACGAACAGAGGATCAAACTCTCATAACAAAAAGAGGTAGTTACGTTAGATCATGCCATGCTAAGGCACAAAGAATTGtatttctcagctccagcttaAGTCGTGGTTTGGTGTTCAGGGACTGTGCTGGAGTAGAAGTTGA
It includes:
- the LOC101808456 gene encoding cleavage stimulation factor subunit 3-like; the encoded protein is MIEDRSRDYMNARRVAKEYETVMKGLDRNAPSVPPQNTPQEAQQVDMWKKYIQWEKSNPLRTEDQTLITKRGSYVRSCHAKAQRIVFLSSSLSRGLVFRDCAGVEVDRVS